The proteins below come from a single Eucalyptus grandis isolate ANBG69807.140 chromosome 3, ASM1654582v1, whole genome shotgun sequence genomic window:
- the LOC104437967 gene encoding auxin-responsive protein SAUR50 — MDDNGGGKLTGIRQIVRLKELLQKWQSLTLSSKADNPDPEEGHENISPLVNKRIANLQCCDSDEESCPSPEPPADVPKGYLAVYVGQELRRFIIPTSYLSHPLFQVLLEKVWEEFGFDHSSGLTIPCEIKTFKFLLKCMENHQNAEPDPDESSAENSETTEE, encoded by the exons ATGGATGATAATGGTGGCGGCAAGTTGACTGGAATCAGGCAGATTGTCAGACTTAAGGAACTCCTCCAAAAGTGGCAGTCTCTCACGCTGAGCTCAAAGGCAGACAACCCCGATCCTGAAGAAGGCCACGAGAACATTTCGCCTTTGGTTAATAAGAGGATAGCGAATTTGCAGTGTTGTGACTCGGATGAAGAGAGCTGCCCTAGCCCCGAACCACCAGCAGATGTTCCGAAAGGGTATTTGGCAGTTTACGTCGGACAGGAGCTTCGGAGATTCATCATTCCTACTAGCTATCTTAGTCATCCGCTGTTCCAGGTGTTGCTGGAAAAAGTCTGGGAGGAATTCGGGTTTGATCACAGCAGCGGGCTCACAATCCCATGCGAAATCAAGACCTTCAAGTTTCTACTGAAGTGCATGGAGAATCATCAAAATGCAGAACCTGACCCTGATGAAAGCTCCG CTGAAAATTCAGAAACTACTGAAGAGTAA